From Candidatus Eremiobacterota bacterium, one genomic window encodes:
- a CDS encoding ankyrin repeat domain-containing protein: MSSEESVRFIGAVIFSGLIIYALHGIFLHMARKRGGKPAKGAPEPHSSPRRIMADDAVCKACEEGDISALEALLYKDRQLVHAKDRENLTALHRGVMGGFFDVVKLLIEKGAFIDAEDMLQRTPLHHAALRGDAGIAQLLVSAGAQVNKADVHGETPLHDAAKAGSEEIATMLIKAGSDVDAETSVGNLTPWESAMAAGHRDLAKLLHERSSKKKDHTW; this comes from the coding sequence ATGTCGAGTGAAGAATCAGTGCGTTTCATCGGGGCCGTCATATTTTCCGGCCTGATCATCTATGCGCTCCATGGCATTTTCCTTCACATGGCAAGAAAGAGGGGAGGGAAGCCTGCGAAGGGCGCGCCAGAGCCCCATTCATCACCCAGGAGGATCATGGCTGATGACGCGGTGTGCAAAGCCTGCGAAGAGGGCGATATCTCCGCCCTTGAGGCGCTCCTTTACAAGGACAGGCAGCTCGTCCATGCCAAGGACAGGGAGAACCTCACCGCCCTTCACAGGGGGGTGATGGGAGGCTTTTTTGACGTGGTGAAGCTTCTCATTGAGAAAGGCGCCTTTATCGATGCTGAGGATATGCTTCAGCGCACCCCCCTTCACCATGCAGCCCTCAGAGGCGATGCCGGGATCGCCCAGCTTCTTGTATCCGCCGGGGCTCAGGTCAACAAGGCCGATGTTCACGGCGAGACTCCTCTCCACGATGCGGCAAAGGCGGGCAGCGAGGAGATAGCCACAATGCTTATCAAGGCCGGGAGCGATGTGGACGCGGAGACGAGCGTAGGGAACCTCACTCCCTGGGAAAGTGCCATGGCGGCAGGGCACAGGGATCTTGCAAAGCTTCTTCACGAGAGAAGCTCAAAGAAGAAGGACCATACCTGGTAA
- a CDS encoding aspartate kinase, with translation MIVMKFGGSSLRDSVMVRSVAEIIRSSLPSCPVLVCSAMGSVTDWLIECGEDACRGRRYDLEKIEALHLHTAEQLGIPEAPVELLLSELKSLLKGISLIRELSLRTRDYLVSFGERLSVRIMAGYLDQEVHRARFFDAWDIGMLTSSEHQNAAVLDESYEAIALSLSPLAAHYEYIPVITGFIGKDRMGAITTLGRGGSDLTASAVGKAVAAEEVQVWKDVDGLMTTDPKIVPQAEVVGEISFEEASELAYFGAKILHPLSILPAMAKNIPVRVKNSYKPHLPGTVIKKSVAHEAMVRVITFQRNVTLIDIVSTRMLGLAGFLEKVFHSFACHGLSVDLIASSEVSISLTLNKNTSDPALVEKVMADLGEIATVAVSTGKSILTVVGDVERSTELLLGISTVLRSERIRVQVISQGASKVNVSFVIDDGELERAVRAVHAEFFCRIP, from the coding sequence ATGATCGTTATGAAATTCGGCGGATCATCTCTCAGGGACAGTGTCATGGTCCGCTCCGTTGCGGAGATTATCCGGTCATCGCTTCCGTCGTGCCCTGTCCTGGTCTGCTCTGCCATGGGAAGCGTCACTGACTGGCTCATTGAGTGCGGTGAAGATGCCTGCCGTGGACGCCGGTACGACCTGGAGAAGATAGAAGCCCTTCACCTCCACACTGCAGAGCAGCTCGGCATCCCGGAGGCACCTGTGGAGCTTCTCCTCTCTGAGCTGAAGAGCCTCCTCAAGGGGATCTCCCTCATCAGGGAGCTGTCATTGAGGACAAGGGATTACCTTGTCTCTTTCGGCGAGAGGCTCTCGGTGAGAATAATGGCCGGGTATCTGGACCAGGAGGTCCACAGGGCGCGCTTTTTCGATGCCTGGGACATCGGGATGCTGACCTCGTCGGAGCACCAGAATGCCGCGGTGCTCGATGAGAGTTATGAAGCGATTGCTTTATCACTGTCGCCTCTCGCCGCTCACTATGAGTATATCCCTGTGATAACGGGGTTCATTGGAAAGGACCGCATGGGAGCCATCACGACTCTCGGGCGGGGAGGAAGCGACCTTACTGCCTCTGCGGTCGGGAAAGCTGTCGCCGCTGAGGAGGTGCAGGTCTGGAAAGATGTGGACGGCCTCATGACCACCGATCCCAAGATCGTTCCCCAGGCGGAAGTGGTGGGCGAGATCTCCTTTGAAGAGGCTTCAGAGCTCGCCTATTTCGGCGCCAAGATCCTTCACCCTCTGAGCATTCTGCCTGCCATGGCAAAAAATATCCCTGTGAGGGTCAAAAATTCCTATAAGCCCCATCTGCCGGGCACAGTGATCAAGAAAAGCGTTGCCCATGAAGCCATGGTGAGGGTGATCACCTTTCAGAGGAATGTCACGCTCATCGATATCGTGAGCACAAGAATGCTCGGGCTCGCAGGCTTTCTGGAAAAAGTGTTCCACAGCTTTGCCTGCCACGGCCTGTCCGTTGATCTCATCGCCTCGAGCGAGGTGAGCATATCCCTCACCCTTAACAAGAACACGTCGGATCCCGCGCTGGTGGAGAAAGTGATGGCCGACCTCGGGGAGATTGCCACCGTGGCCGTAAGCACAGGAAAGTCGATCCTCACCGTCGTGGGTGACGTCGAGCGCTCCACCGAGCTGCTCCTTGGCATCTCCACGGTGCTCCGCAGCGAGCGGATCAGGGTCCAGGTCATCAGCCAGGGCGCCTCCAAGGTGAACGTGAGCTTTGTCATCGATGACGGTGAGCTCGAGAGGGCCGTAAGGGCAGTACATGCAGAGTTTTTCTGCAGAATACCATAA